The sequence GCCCGTTATGGACGGTTTGACGGCGCTTAAAAAAATTATGGAGACCGCTCCCACTTCGGTAATAATGATAAGTTCTTTGACGACCGAAGGAGCCGAAGCCACAATCAAGGCGATGGAATTGGGAGCAGTCGACTTTATTCCGAAAGAACTTTCGTATGTGAACGTTAATATCGGCAAAATAAAAGAAGACCTGATTTCCAAAGTCAAAGAGATTACTCGCCATAAACTTATCGCCTCCCGTTTAGAACGCATTCGCAATATAGAAAAAAGAAAACCCGTTTATACCTCCGCGAAAGATTTGCCCCAAATGCATTATGCCGCGCTGTCGATCGGTATCTCGACCGGCGGTCCTCTTTCCCTTCAGAAAATTATTCCGAAATTGTCGGGAAGTATAAATATACCGGTCTTTATCGTTCAGCATATGCCGCCCAAATTTACAAAATCACTGGCAGACAGACTCAATTCTTTGTCGCAGCTCGAAGTCAAAGAAGCCGAAAACGGCGAATTGGTCAGAGGAGGAGTGGTTTATATTGCGCCGGGCGGTCAACATATGAAATTGAAAAAAGTAAGCAACCTGAATTATACGATTGATATTACCGCGGAACCGGCTAATACGCTGCATCGTCCATCTGTCGACGTTACAATGACGTCCGTTATAGAGCATTATGGAAAAAATACTCTTGCAGTTATTATGACGGGTATGGGCAAAGACGGGCTCGAAGCCGTCCGCCTATTGAAATCTAAAGGCGGCGTTGCAATTGCTCAGGACGAAGATACCTGCGTCGTCTACGGTATGCCGAAAGCTATTGTAGACTCGGGACTTGCGGATTTGGTTTTACCGCTCGAAAAAATACCAGAAACAATAAACGGAGCTTTAGTAAATGGAAAAGAATCAGTTCGAAGATATAGTAATTAAAGACTTTAATGTAACATCCTCCAAGTCGGGTAATTTAATTAAAGCCAAAGACGTTAAATTAAACGGCTATTCCAAGATTACCGTCGAAGACGACGAAAACGAAGACGTTAAAATTTATTTGAAAAAAGATATAAACGACGTTGTCAAAGAAATCAAATTCGTATGCTCCTGCGGTCAAACCAAAACGGTTATACTCGATTATAATGATTAATAATTGCCAACTGTCTAATTTTAGCCATTCTTTTCTCCTTCATATCACTTAAAACACCCGTTTTTAAGCCTTTTTAAGATGGCACTTGTTTTGGATAGTTTTATTTAAAAATATCCAAGATAAGAGGAAATGGGAAATTCAATTAAACTTCTCGAAAATCTTTTAGACTATTGTTCCGTAAAGAACAAAGTAATAGCAAATAATATTGCTAATATTCATACCGAAAATTACAAGCGGGAAGACGTTGAATTTAAAAGCCTCCTGGAAGAAAATTCCAACGCGCTTTTGAGAACGACTGAATCCAGGCATTTACGAATGTTAAACGATCCTTTGGACAGACAAAATCGCTTCAGAATAGTAACCGACGACTCGTCGGAAAGTCTGTCTGGCATAAATAACGTAAATATTGAACAGGAAATGGCTGAACTGGCGGAAAATACTCTGAGATTCAAATTCGCTTCTAAAAAAGTTGGCGAATACTACAAAATGATTCAAAAAGTAATAAACGGAGGAGGAAGATTTTGAAATTATCAGGCAGTTTGTTCGGTCTCGGTATAAGCGCTCGCGGTATGAGTATCCAGCGTAAGAAAATGGAGCTCATCTCGCAGAACATTGCAAACGCCGATACGGTACGCAGCGTGGACGGCCAACCGTATCAACGCCAATATTTACGTGTGAGACAGGAACAGAACAGTTTTGCCTCCAGGCTGAAATTGGAAGAAGGCGAATTGATAAGACTGAACGCCACCAATCCGAATCATTTTGTTCGCAACGACGTAAAATCCTTAGGCTTGCCGCCGGTAAACGACGATGTTGAAATTAATGTGGCTGAGGACCCCAAGCCAGGCGATCTGGTTTATATGCCCGATAATCCGGATGCAGATGAGAACGGATATGTGCGAATGTCGAATGTGAATATTATAAACGAAATGGTCGATATGATTGCCGCCACAAGGGCTTACGAAGCAAATCTCACGGCGTTAAATTCGTCAAAGCAAATGATAAAAGATTCTCTGGAGATATAACATGAAGATTACCACAAACTCGTTCGGCAATTATTCTCTCAATCGTATTAATCAGAACCAACAGATACATAAAGCGGCTCAGGCGGATAAAAAGCCTGAAATTACAAATGCAGAAAAGAAATTCTTCGCTAATCTTTATCCCGAAAAAACGGATGAAATTCTCAAATACGAATTCTACAATGCCAAAGGTAAGGTTAGCGGAGTTACGGTCGGGTCATTATTTGATAAGAGAGGTTAATCATGAAAATTGACGGTTTAAGCGGCTTTATTGCCAATGCCATCAATCAGGAACAGAAAAAGCAAGTCGATTCGGGCAACGTTTTTGCCGATCTCCTCAAAAGCGTAAATCAAGCGCAGGCTGAGTCGGCAAAAGCTATCGAAGATTTTGTCGCCGGCAACGGAGTCGAACTTCACGAAGTGATGATAGCCGGCGAAAAAGCGAAAACGAGTCTCGATTTGTTGATGGAAATAAGAAACAAAACAATCGACATGTACAAAGAACTAACTAAAATACCGATATAATTATGAATTCAAGTCCATTACAAGCTTTATTTGGTATAATTAACAAACTGAATCCGAAACAGAAATTCATGCTTGCCGGTGGCGTTATTTCCACCGTGGTACTTCTGATCGTCATGCTTTTTTTCCTTAACGAGCCTAATTATACGACGCTCTATACCGGATTGTCTGCCGAAGACGCCTCGAAGGTCGTAGAATATTTGAACAGCCAGAAGATTCAGTATAAAATCGACGATAACGGACAAACGATTAAAATTGCCAGAGAAAAAGTATATGAAACCCGTCTGGCGCTCGCTGGAAGAGGCATTCCCAGTTCCGGCGTTATCGGGTATGAAATATTCGATAAGTCCACAATGGGTATGTCGGAATTTATGCAGAAATTGAATTACAAGAGAGCGCTCGAAGGAGAGCTGGCAAGAACAATCACTCAAATTGACGGAGTTGAAGGCGCCCGGGTTCATATTGTAATACCTCAAAAAACAATTTTCAAAGAAGAGGAAAAACTGCCGTCGGCTTCGGTTGTGTTAAAGCTGCGCAACAGTAATTTTATCGGCAAAGAAAATATCGCTTCGATTGTGAATCTGGTATCGAGCAGCGTCGAGGGTATGCCGCCGGGCAGAGTATCGATTATCGACACAAAAGGAAGAATCCTTTCAAACGACTCTGAAGAAGGACCTCTGGCGTTTGCCTCTACAAAACAATATGAAGTAAAACAATCGGTCGAAAATTACCTTGCCAAAAAAGCCCAGTCGTTACTCGACAATATTTTGGGATACGGAAATTCTGTAGTGAAAGTCAATGCCGATCTTAATTTCGACCAGGTAGAAAAAACAATGGAACAGTACGACCCGGAATCTCAAGTTGCCATTAGCGAACAAACAATCAAATCGAATAATGCCGGAAGCTCGTTAAAAGACACAACCGTGCAGTCGAGCGAAAATTCGCTCACCAATTACGAAATAAGCAAGACTATTCAAAAAGTTGTAGAAGGCAGCGGGAATATAATACGCCTGAGCGTCGCCGCAGTAGTTAATGATATACCGAAAGAAATAGATAACGAAGGCAAAAAAGAGATTGTTTACGAGCCGCGCTCACAGGAGCAGTTGAAGAAGCTGGAAGAACTTGTAAAAAACGCTGTCGGTATCGATCCGCAGCGGAACGACCAATTTTCGCTTGTGAGCATTCCTTTTGAAGTAAAACAAATTGAAGAAGTTCCGGAAGAAAAAGGGGCGCTCGGCGGAATTCCGAATGCCGACGAATGGATGAACGTATTGATCATGCTCTTTGCCATCATCTCCGCAATCTTTGTACTGAAGAGCTTAATGAAGAAATTGAAAAACGAAAAAATAATCATCGGCACGGTTAATACCGCATCTGCGGCGGATTCGCTTGCGCTCAGCGGAGGCAGCGCCGGCGCTCTGTCTCAGTCGAGCGCCGCATCGGGTATGATGCAGCAGTTGGCGCAGCCTCGTAAAAGACCGATGCTGCAGATAAACGATATCGAAGATGAAATTTCCGATGAAGCCGTAGCCAAAAAAACACAACAGGAAAAAATTATCAATTACGTTACTAAAAATCCGGGTGAAGCGGCAAAATTAATAAACGCGTGGATGCACGAAGATGAAATCTGAAAAACAACAGGAAGTAATGCTGGAAGACGTTAGCGGCGTCCAAAAAGCCGCTATGCTGATGGTGGCGCTTAATGTGGAAGCCGCCTCCGCTGTCCTTAAACATCTTGATCCGAATGATATCGAAGTGATTTCCGCCGAAATAACGAGAGTCAAAAACATACCGTCGAAGGTGGCGGATAAAGTTATCGAAGAATTCTACGGCATGGTAACGGCGCGCGAATACGTGCTAGAAGGCGGTTTGGACTATGCGCAGGCCGTGCTCGAAAAAACTTTCGGAGCTCCTAAAGCGGTTGAAATTATCGAAAAAGTCAAAAGACTTACTACCTTAAAAGGGTTCGACGTTCTTAAAAAAGCCGAGCCGACTCAACTAATCAACTTCCTGAGTAAAGAACATCCGCAAACCATGGCTCTGATTCTATCGCAGTTAAGTCCCGATCAAACGGCGGCGGCGCTGAAAGAATTGCCCGAAGACCTCAGAATCGACGTGGCTCATCGCATTGCCACGTTGGGTAAAATCGCTCCGCAAACGCTCAAACAGATAGAACATGTAGTCGATGAAATCGCGGGACTATCGATGAGCCAATCGGTCGGAAAACTTGGCGGCGCGAAATGTTTGGCGGGCATTTTAAACAGATTGAACGTCACTCTTACAAAGGATATACTTAATAAAATGGAGGAAATCGACCCGGAAACCGCTTACGAAGTAAAAAGACTGATGTTCATCTTCGACGAAATTATCAATATATCGGATAAAGACCTGCAGAAAATATTACGCGAGGTCGACCGTAAGGATCTGGCTCTGTCGCTCAAAATTGCAGACGAACGGCTGAAAGAAAAAATATTCAGAAACATGTCGGAACGCGCGGCAGACCTGCTGAAAGAAGAGCTCCAGTATATGGGCAAAGTAAAATTGAAAGAAGTAGAAACGGCTCAGGGCAGAATTATCGATATTATTAAGAATCTGGAAGAAGCCGGAGAAATATCGTTGAATATGAGAGGCGGTCCGGAGGAAGTTTATGTCTAACGTCCTTAAAATTAATGCCGGCAAAGCCAAACCGACCGTTAAAGTTTCTTCAAAAACTCAGGTGGTCGAAGAAGTAAATACCTTCGAAACCGGTCGGCAAAGGATCGAAGAAGCTTATAACAAAGGCTTTGAAGAAGGACGTAAAAAAGCGCGCATGGAAATCGAAAAAGATTATTCCGAAAAACTCTTCCAAAAGTACGAAGAAATTTATCATGTGCTTACCGCATACGAACAAAAAATGGAAGAATATGAAACGGCTTTCGAATTGCTGGTGGTGAATACAGCGGTTGAAATTGCGCGGAAAATTGTACGACGCGAAGTTGAAACCGAATCTTTGATAAACGATAATCTCAAAAACGCAATTTCCAAAATTATCGGCGCCAACGAAGTTATTATTAAACTTAATCCTGAGGATAAGGACGAGCTTAACGAATTCAGCAAAAGTTTACTGAACAACAGTTCTTTCAATAAAATAAAATTCGAAGCGGACGAAAGAATTGAAAAAGGCGGATGCCTGGTGGAAACGGAAATAGGAAATGTGGACGCGCGAATTTCGAGTCAACTCGAGGAAATTAGACTGAAACTGGAAGAATCGATTAATAAGAAAAACCAATGATCGAACTGGAAAACATAGTAGACAATTATCGTCGTGTAATAGAAAAAACTGACCCGCTGAAGGTTAACGGACGGGTTGTGGACGTGGTCGGTTTAATAATTGTTTCCGTCGGTCCTAATGCCGTTATGGGAGAAGTATGCAGCATTGTCGACAAGGATGGCAATGAAATATGCAAATCGGAAGTGGTAGGATTTAAGGATGGAAAAGTGCTGTCGATTGCGCTGGGCGAAGTGCATGCAATTTCGCCGGCGTGCGAGATTAAAGCGACAGGGAGAGGCTTTTATGTGGGAGTCGGTCATGAACTGCTCGGCAGAGTTATAGACGGACTGGGAAATCCAATTGACGGTAAAGGCGAAATAAACTATACGGCTTTCCGTGAAGCTCACAGGGAAGCTCCGAATCCGCTTGCAAGAAAAAGAATAACAACCCCTCTGCAAACCGGAATACGCGCTATCGACGGTTTGCTGACAATAGGCAAAGGACAAAGAATGGGAATCTTTGCCGGCAGCGGAGTCGGCAAAAGCGTTACTTTAGGTATGATCGCGCGGAATACAAGCGCAGACATAAACGTAATAACATTAATCGGCGAACGGGGCAGGGAAGTAAGAGAATTTATCGAAAGAGACCTGGGCGAAGAAGGATTGAAACGTTCCGTCGTTGTCGTTGCCACAAGCGATAAATCGCCTTTGATCAGAATGAAAGGCGCCTACGTGGGCACTACGATTGCAGAGTATTTCAGAGACCAGGGACTCAATGTAATGCTGATGATGGATTCGGTTACTCGTTTTGCCATGGCTCAAAGAGAAGTAGGACTGACAATCGGCGAGCCCCCGACAACAAAAGGATATACGCCGTCGGTCTTTGCGCTATTGCCTAAATTGCTCGAAAGAGCCGGCAATTCGGAAAAAGGTTCGATTACCGGAATTTATACGGTCTTGGTCGACGGAGACGATATGGTCGAGCCGATTGCCGACGCCGTTCGCTCGATACTCGACGGACATATAGTACTCTCCAGAAAATTAGCTAATAAAGGACATTATCCTGCTATCGATACTCTTCAGAGCGTAAGCAGGGTTATGCCGGATATTATCGATTCGGAACATTATAAAAAAGTAATGTCTTTCAACGAACTGCTGGCGACTTATCGCGAAGCCGAGGACCTTATTAATATCGGCGCATACGCAAGAGGAAGTAATCCTAAAATAGACCTTGCAATAAGCAAAATCGAGGCGTTGAACGGCTTCCTGAAACAGGGGATTTTCGAAAAAGCAAATTATCCCGATACTATTGAAAAGTTACGCCAATTGATCGATTATAATTAGGAAAGATGAATGTCTGAATTTAAATACAAATTCGAGTCGATTTTACGCATTAAAAATATTCTCGAAAAAAAAGTTTTAAAAGAGATAGCCGAAATTAATTTTGAAATTAATAAAGCGGAAGAGTTGAAAAAAAATTTGATTAAAAAATTAAAAGATTTGAACGAAACGGCTTCGAAAGGAAAAATAAAGGCGCTCGAATATAAAAGCGTTAAGGCGCATTGCAATTTGATCGAAAAAGAAATCGAAGAAGCGGAGCGTAAAATTCTGGATTTAATGAATAAAAAGAAAATGAAACAGGAAGAATTAAAAGAAAGAACGAAGGAAAGAAGAATCCTCGAAAAATTGAAAGAAAAAAAGTACGAAGAGTATATCGTGGAATCCAACAGAACAGAACTGAAACAACTCGATGAAATAGCGATAAATAATTTTAACAGGAAATAAAAGTGAACGGAAAAGTAATAATATCATTTATACTGGCCTTTATTGTGGTTACCGTAGTAATGATATACGGCGCTACAACATACAGAAATATATTCGACTTCGACTTTACTCCGGTATCGGAAATCGAAGCGCAAAAAGCTAAAATGGCTCAAAATGCCGACGCAAAGGATAAAGAAAAATTTAATAGACGCAGCGATAAAAAAGAAGTAAAAAAGTCTTATGATTTCTCCGATAACGGCGCGTACGATACGATGACTGTCAGTCTTAAAGATTCTTCTTCGTTGATTGACAGCATTAACACGCTCCTTGCGGAAATACGCAGGCTGCAAAACGAAAAGGAAAAGCTATTAGAAAGTCAAAAAAAAGCGGATAATCAGGAAAATGCAACTCCTCCGGAAGAAGAACAAAAGTACCGCGAGTGGATTAAAAATACGGTAAAACTGTACGAAGCGATGGATACAAAAAAAGCCGCTAAAATAATTCAGAATTATTCCGATAATATAGCGAGAGACATAATATTTTCTATGAAAAAGAAGAAAGCGGCGGAAATAATAGCAGAATTAAATCCTGAAATCGCAAACAGAATAATTAGTTTACAATGATGAACTTCAATCCGTTATTTATTGATAATAATTTAAGCGGTCTCGGACTCGGCGCTCTTCAACAGAGCGGCAAAACGTCTGCGGGTCAGGGAACTAAAAATTATCTGTTTGCGGATATCATAAAAGTTTATGAAGAAGAGTTAAACGTAGCAAATTCCAAACTGGGCAACGATCTGCTTGTGAACCTGGAAGGATTGAAAGATTTTATTGTTACCAAAACCGACACCAAAATTATCGATGGATTCCAGAACAGCCTTAATAATCTCGAAGAATTATCCATTGTTTCGAATTCAAACTCCGTCAATATCGAAGATGCAAAGATCTCTTCGAAAATTTTCGTGCTTACTCCCGATAATCTTCTCGCTTTTCTCGGAAGCATAAACAATATTATTTCGGAATCGGAATCCCCTCAAACAAAGAGCGAGCCGGGTGGCGCTCTGTTCTATTTGAATGATTTCAAAAACTCACTGCCGACAGAAGACGATTCGAACAAGCAATTGCTCGATATAAAAAAATTATTCTCCGTTATGTCGAATAAAGAGTCGGTTAAATTCAATTTTACGACAAACGGTGAAAAATTGACGGTTGCCATCAGTCAATTATACGATAAAGGCGACAAACCCGAACAAAAAAGAGATAATACCGCCGGCGCAGACGGTAGCGAAACGAATTCCGAGAAATTGGCGTTGTCTCAGAATCTGTTGCTGAACATAGCCGGGTTCAGCGAACTCGAAAAAGTCGGCGCGGAATATTATAAAATAGAAATCGTACATATTCATAAAGGCGAACAAAAAATATTCGATATCAATACCGGGCAGATAAGGGAACCGGAAATTAATAACCGCGAAATACTTACGAATAAGAATACGTCCTTAAACGAAAGTTCGGAAAACATTTATAAAACCGATAATAATTCGGATAAAATAGCCGGAGAAATTAAACCGGTAGCTAAAAATAACGACGAGCAGAAAACTCAAAAAACGGAAATTCAAGGAATAGACCTTTCGAAATTGAATCTGAAGGACCTCGATACGGAATTGACAAAAGAAGAATTTCATAAAATCCAGGAAGTTCTCAATTCGAAAGAACGAAAAATCGATTCGACCGGCAAAGTCTATTCAAAAATCATAACTTCGGAAGAAAACAAAACAATTGCCGAATTTAATCCGCCTGTCGTCAAAAAAGAATCGACCGCAAAAATAAAATTATCCGAAAATTTAAAAGAAAGCTTGACTGATAACGACGGCGTTAAGAAAAATATTCCGGAAATAAAAGTCGAATCGAATAAAACGGACGCCCGGATTAACTCTGAAAACCCTGATAAGCCCGTTGAACAAAAAATTCAAATCGATAAGCCGGAGGCGTCGCCTCAAGTAAAAATCGGCAATGAAAACAAAATAGAAACGAAGACGGAATCGAATTCTTCTTCCAACATTAACGCAGAAGAAGCGAATGCAGTGAAAAAGGAGACTAATTTAAGCAAGGACGAAAAAGAATTCGATCGGCAAAAAGAACAAAATGTCGAAACAAAAGAAACCGCGGTAAAAGAACAAAAAGAAACCGACAGAAAACAACCTCTGAACGATCAATTCGCTAAAGAATTGAATAAGCAGCACGACAATTTGATTCATAAAACCGATAACCAGGTCGAAAGAGTTAACGCAGGCGACAATCAACCGAAGATTGAAAACGGCAGCGTCAAAAACGAAAATTTGAAAGAAGCTTTCAAAATCGTTAAGGCTGCGGAAGTAATTTCGGAAATAGTAAAAAGCGTAGACGGCACAAAACAGCATCTGAGTTTCAAACTCGAGCCCGAATCGCTCGGGAAATTAACCGTATCAATCGACTACGTAAATAATAAATTACACGCTCATATCGAAGTCGAGAACGAGCAGATTAAGCAATTTGTGCAGTCGAATCTCGATCAGTTGAAAAACAATTTGCAAAATAACGGCGTACAGGTGAACAGCATTAATGTCGGATTGAATAATAACGAGCAAAAAAATACAAAATACGTAAATCCAAAAAGAAAATTCCATGGGAAGATTGCAGACGTTAAAACCGAAGACGTTCCCGAAGTAAAGAAGATGATGGGTTACAACACATACGATTTTTTAGTATAGGAGAAAGAAAATGGTAACAGATGTGAATTCAAGCGGAAGCGTTAATACAAACGCCAATGTATCGGCAAATAAAAGCGCGCTGGGCAAGGACGATTTTTTGAAACTTATGATTGCGCAATTAAAAAATCAGGACCCGCTTAATCCCATGGACGGCACCGAATATGCATCGCAATTGGCGCAGTTCAGCTCGCTAGAGCAAATTACAAATCTTAACAATTACCTGAAACAGAGCGTAGACGCCAATTATATGTTGACTCAGTCGATAAACAATACAATGCTGGCAAATTTAATCGGGAAGGAAGTAAAAATAGGAGGAGATTCGATTAAAGTCGCAGGTCAGGATTCGGTTACACTAGGATACGATATTCCGGACGGGGTAAAATCTGTAAAAATTAATATTTATAACCAATACGGTACGCTCGTTAAAACAATTGAAGCTCCGAATAAAAAGGGGAGCAATTTTGTCGATTGGGATTTCATAGACGGTAACGGTAATCGTGTAGCTGACGGAGATTATACTTTCGAAGTGAACGCATACAATTACAATAACGAAGAAGTTGAAGTAACCCAGTATAAATCCGGTCCGATAGACGGAGTAAAATATACCGAATCAGGCACATTATTAATAATTAACGGAGTGGAATACTCGTCAGGAGATATTCTCGAAATAATAAACAAAAAAGGAGGTGATAGTTAATGGCCGAAATCAACGGTGTTTCTGTTCCTTTTGTTCCGATAGTCGGGAACAACACTGCGGTCAGGAATTCCCGTGATCCTGTAAAAGCCTCGTTCGATTCGATTTTTCAGCAGGAACTCGAAAAGGTTAAATTTTCCAATCATGCCCTGAAGCGCCTCGAATCGAGGAATATACAGTTGGGCGAGGAAGATTTAACAAAAATTCAGAATGCGGTTGAAAAAGCCGAGTCGAAAGGCGCCCGCGATTCGTTGATTTTGATGGATCTTTCGTCAAACGATCGAAAAGCGGCTTTTATTGTAAATATTCCGAACCGTACGGTTGTTACGGCAATCGAGGTCGAAAACGCTGAAGAAAATGTATTTACGAATATCGACAGCGTAGTTTTTGCTTAAAAATAATATTTCGGAGCGGGACCTTCCGAGGACGCTCCGGATCCGGCGGACTGACTGAAGCCGGGTCAACTGAA comes from Melioribacter roseus P3M-2 and encodes:
- a CDS encoding TIGR02530 family flagellar biosynthesis protein, which translates into the protein MAEINGVSVPFVPIVGNNTAVRNSRDPVKASFDSIFQQELEKVKFSNHALKRLESRNIQLGEEDLTKIQNAVEKAESKGARDSLILMDLSSNDRKAAFIVNIPNRTVVTAIEVENAEENVFTNIDSVVFA
- a CDS encoding flagellar hook assembly protein FlgD, whose protein sequence is MVTDVNSSGSVNTNANVSANKSALGKDDFLKLMIAQLKNQDPLNPMDGTEYASQLAQFSSLEQITNLNNYLKQSVDANYMLTQSINNTMLANLIGKEVKIGGDSIKVAGQDSVTLGYDIPDGVKSVKINIYNQYGTLVKTIEAPNKKGSNFVDWDFIDGNGNRVADGDYTFEVNAYNYNNEEVEVTQYKSGPIDGVKYTESGTLLIINGVEYSSGDILEIINKKGGDS